The following proteins are co-located in the Leptodactylus fuscus isolate aLepFus1 chromosome 8, aLepFus1.hap2, whole genome shotgun sequence genome:
- the MEIOB gene encoding meiosis-specific with OB domain-containing protein, with protein MASCTFRQDFVNISDLHPNLSRPSIIGIVIGKTDVKGFPDRKNIGLERYTFSFTIRDSPSAFINASCWGREEFIKSLSESFRVGDCVIIENPLVQTKDVEKEEKFNPSTPSYYKLLISEVHSLVKIRSKHETDTSLLSLLPIPPKDPNDYYSLGDIVANGQSLNGKIINVLAAVRWVGEMKTFTTSDKRKGQRCEVKLFDDTVDSFAMICWDNESIQVAQNWIPRETVLFASEIRINYDSFRNSMVATVVSKTIFTTNPDMPEAYALLRYARDCTENRLFLEENEDPFGDSMKLETIKDVYTVRQIKDRALQSTDKNNPVYGIVFAFISKLNIDSTIDKIVRNRCSQCHYPVTDLSRGCTYTFCSETSADLKSVFTTLDLQVDVTDHTGTLSGNLSGSAAEETLSCTVDGFFNLTEDQKTSLKWNFLLERCKIYLKASIASNSKTGMRVAILSCKVADPHEAVKHAKAMMV; from the exons ATGGCGTCTTGCACCTTCCGTCAAGATTTTGTCAACATTTCCGACCTGCACCCTAATCTGTCTCGCCCA agcATAATAGGCATCGTAATTGGGAAAACAGATGTCAAAGGATTTCCAGACCGAAAAA ATATTGGACTGGAGAGATACACCTTCAGCTTTACAATAAGAGATTCGCCATCCGCCTTCATAAACGCCTCGTGTTGGGGTAGAGAGGAATTTATTAAATCGCTGTCAGAAAGTTTCCGGGTTGGCGACTGCG TTATAATTGAAAATCCCCTTGTGCAAACAAAAGACGTAGAGAAGGAAGAAAAATTTAATCCTTCAACACCAAG TTACTACAAATTGCTCATCAGTGAAGTGCATTCTTTGGTCAAGATACGCTCCAAACATGAAACAGACACCTCCCTGCTGTCTCTACTGCCTATCCCTCCTAAAGATCCCAATGACTACTATTCACTGGGAGACATCGTAGCAAACGGGCAAAGCTTGAATGGAAAAATCATCAATGTCCTTGCTGCCGTAAGATGG GTGGGAGAAATGAAGACATTTACCACTTCTGACAAGAGAAAAGGCCAGAGGTGCGAGGTGAAGCTGTTTGATGACACCGTGGACTCATTTGCAATGATCTG CTGGGATAATGAGTCCATCCAAGTGGCACAGAACTGGATACCAAGAGAAACAG TTCTATTTGCATCAGAGATACGGATAAACTATGACTCCTTCCGAAACTCAATGGTTGCAACGGTGGTGTCAAAGACTATTTTTACAACAAATCCAG ACATGCCAGAGGCGTACGCCTTGCTGAGATATGCGAGAGATTGCACTGAGAACAGACTTTTTTTGGAAGAAAACGAGGATCCTTTTGGAGACTCTATGAAAT tgGAGACTATAAAGGATGTATATACAGTCCGGCAGATAAAAGACAGAGCACTTCAGTCTACGGATAAAAATAATCCTGTCTATGGAATTGTTTTTGCCTTCATCTCCAAGCTGAATATTGATTCCACCATTGACAAAATAGTTAGAAATAGGTG CTCGCAGTGCCATTACCCAGTCACAGATCTATCACGAGGCTGCACCTATACTTTCTGCAGTGAAACGTCCGCAGACCTTAAATCTGTGTTCACAACTCTGGATTTGCAAGTGGACGTTACCGATCACACCGGGACTCTGTCTGGTAACTTATCCGGCAGCGCGGCGGAGGAGACATTATCATGCACC GTAGATGGATTTTTCAATTTAACAGAAGACCAGAAGACATCTTTGAAATGGAATTTTCTACTGGAACGCTGCAAAATCTATTTGAAG GCGTCCATAGCAAGCAACTCAAAGACCGGCATGCGCGTCGCAATTCTGTCCTGCAAAGTTGCAGATCCCCATGAAGCAGTGAAGCATGCCAAAGCCATGATGGTTTAG
- the FAHD1 gene encoding oxaloacetate tautomerase FAHD1, mitochondrial: protein MASSRNLSRFWEWGRKIICVGRNYAEHAKELKNAVPTEPVLFLKPPSAYVREGAPILIPYYTNNLHHEVELGVVIGKGGKDIAEASAMDHVEGYALCLDMTARDVQDRCKQKGLPWTLAKAFDTSCPVSDLISKETIKDPHNVKIWLKVNEIVRQEGSTSSMIFSIPFLISYISRVITLEEGDLILTGTPKGVAAVQEDDEMVAGIDDIISMRFQIKKQS from the coding sequence ATGGCCTCCTCCAGAAATCTGAGCCGGTTTTGGGAATGGGGCAGAAAAATTATTTGCGTTGGAAGGAATTATGCCGAACATGCCAAGGAGCTGAAAAACGCGGTGCCCACAGAACCAGTACTGTTCCTCAAACCCCCCTCGGCCTACGTGCGGGAGGGCGCCCCCATCCTCATTCCTTACTACACCAATAATCTGCACCATGAAGTTGAACTCGGAGTGGTGATTGGCAAAGGAGGTAAAGATATAGCAGAGGCGAGCGCCATGGACCATGTGGAGGGCTATGCCCTGTGCCTGGATATGACAGCGCGAGATGTGCAGGACCGCTGCAAGCAGAAAGGACTCCCGTGGACTTTAGCAAAAGCCTTTGACACGTCTTGTCCGGTCAGTGACCTGATCTCCAAAGAAACCATAAAGGACCCCCATAATGTCAAGATATGGCTGAAAGTGAATGAGATCGTCAGACAAGAGGGTAGCACCTCATCCATGATCTTCTCCATCCCATTTCTCATCAGCTACATCAGCAGAGTCATCACTCTAGAAGAAGGGGACCTAATACTGACGGGGACCCCAAAAGGAGTAGCGGCTGTGCAGGAGGATGATGAGATGGTGGCGGGAATCGATGATATTATTAGCATGAGGTTCCAAATTAAGAAGCAATCCTAG